TTCTACATAGCACttttcattgttgttcatttaagTTCCTAGCCACATTTTCTTTAACCTCTAactcctggtctctctctccccctgcgcAGTGGGCTGAGACTCATAAGCAGTGTAACCGGCTGAAGCTGGCTGACATGCTGGCCAAGCCCCACCAGAGACTCACCAAGTACCCCCTACTGCTGAAGGCTGTCCTCAAGAAGACTGACGACTCGTCGTCCCACGACGCCGTCAGCGGAATGGTGGCGTGTGTGGAGGGCTTCATCAACAGCGTGGACTCTCAGATGCGCCAGCGGGAGGAGCAGCAGAAGCTAGCCGCCATCTCTGGACGCATCGACTCCTACGAAGCAGTGGAGGGGAGCAGCGAGGAGTTGGAGAAGGTGGGCACTCACCACACTCAGGGCTGGCTTCCTGGATATACTTCTGCAAGTCTACTGCTAGACTAGAATCTCTATTGAATTAGATTTTTAGTCCGGGTTGAAATTTTGCAACGCGTTTCTGCTTGGTGTGTaactcttcttcttcttgtctCTTTCCTTAGATCCTGCGTGAGTTTAACCGCTTCGACCTGATGGCTCCTATGAGAggcacatcaccagaggagaccagacagCTCCATCTGGAGGCGGCACTGCGCATGAAGGAGGGCAAAGacagcagggtaagagtctggctGGGCTACTTTGTAACTGCTTTTATCTCATTATAACTGTCGCAGGCTAAGAACTACCCATTGTCATTGTGATAGAATATGTCAATAACCAGGGTGATTGGGGAGCAAATTATTTTCATAATATTTACTTATTTGATTTAGCCTAGTTATTGTACTAGAATGATGACAAGTGACCTGAAATTGACCTGGAAGTATTTCCCCATCCTTCCCTCAGATGGAGGTGTACTGCTTCCTGTTCACAGACCTGCTGCTCATCACCAAACCAGTGAAGAGGTTAGAGAAGGTCAAGGTGATCAGACAGCCCCTCCTCATCCACAATGTTGTCTGCAAGGAACTCAAGGACCCTGGTGAGTAACAGCATGCAGCTACATTTAAACCAGGGTTCaaggtatttgttttctttcacatACTTCAGCTGTGCTTGATTAAGCATGTCTGGCACAATTGAGCCAGCATCTGGCACTGCAGAAAGGCTCAAGCAAATGCTTGAGAAACATGTTTTGATTAGCTGTTCTCTTTTACTATAGGCTCCTTCATTCTCATCTACCTCAATGAGTTCAAGAGTGCCGTGGCAGCCTACACTTTCCAGGCCAACAGCGCCACCCAGGGGCGAAGCTGGGTTGACGCCATCTGCAACGTCCAGAACCAGCTCCAGAGAATGCGGACTGAGGAGGTTCTCAGGCAGCAGGTCACCCTACAGCACCGTCTAtgcggagaggaagaggaggaggaaaacaAGAGCAGCAACTCCACTTCCAGCTCCCCCTGCATGAGGAACAAAGATCAGCAGGGACCAAGGTACAAACCCAAACAACGACTTAGACATAGTAGAGCTTCATTCTTCTATAAGGACACTGTACATGTTGATCGGATCTGTGCAAAGATGATTTCATGTAAACATCATCATTTATTGTTAGTGTTAATATTCCTAGAACCATTCTGATCATTCTAACATTTTGGTCAATTTCTCTTCCAGTCATTCGGATTGCTCCACAGAGACCCTGTCAGTCATGGACATAGGAGAGGATTCAGGGGAGCACCAAGACCCCTCTGCCACAAGCACAGACTCAGGAGGACCTTTAGAGAAGAGCCTAGACTCGGGCACAGTTACCCCACCTACTGGGCCTGAGCCCCTGCACTGCAACCCTGCCAGCCCCCAGGACAACCTCGCCAACCGGGACCCTGAGCCAGAGCAGGAGGGTgttatggagggaggggaggttgaGCTGGAGCCTCAGTGTCGCTCTCTGTCCATGGACAGTGCCTACGGTACCCTCTCCCCAGAGTCCctactgagagagctggacctgcagACACGACCAGGCCAGAGCAAGGGAGAGGAGactgaagaggagggagagatagagggccACGGGGTGGAGGTGGAAATGGAGAATGAAAAGGTGGTAATGAAACTGATGGATGAGGAagtggagaaggaagaggaggaggattcaACCTCTGTTGGTTCCCAGCTGTCAGTGGTTCATTCTTTTAAGCTTCGGCGACGCCCCCCGGTTACGGCCCGCCTCCGCTGCCTCCAGAGTCTGAACATCAAGTCCCTTTCAGAGGACAACCTTCTGCAGCGTTTCCGCGACTACGCCCCTGTCTCCCGGATACAAACCCACAGCCCTACAGCCCAGGACCAATCAAAACACAGGAGCGAGAGGGCGGAATGCCTGGTCCACAGTAAGAGCCTATCAGCCCAAGACCTTACTGGGCTGTTTCAGACTGACCAAGACTCAGAGCCTGAGTATGAGGACTTCCTGAGTATGAGCATGCCTTCTGGTAAGCTCTGTGACAACCTGAGGAAGGCGGAGGCCCGGCAGGTCCAGAGGGCTCTGGCTGCAGCTGAGGCCTGTGAAGGCAGCAATAGCGAGGCTGACAGCAgcagctcagatggggaaacggTGGTGGCGCCCTCTGGAGGACAGGGGGGGAAGTGCAATGAGTCGTTCACAGCCGGTTGCCCAGAGAAGCAGTCGTCGCCCAAAAGAAGGAAGACCCATCAGCACAAGAAGCTGACTCTAGCCCAGCTCTATAGGATACGCACCACCCTAGTGCTCAACTCTACTCTCACTGCATCGTAAGTCACAGCTCACTTTATACATGGGTATCATGTCTATACACCTGGATGTGCTATTTGGGCTTCCATGTGTTCTATTAAATTCTGCCAAGTTGATACAATGCAAGCTATGGTTATTTACAATCACTACCAAAGTAgaacccacagaggaactcttt
The DNA window shown above is from Salmo salar chromosome ssa13, Ssal_v3.1, whole genome shotgun sequence and carries:
- the LOC106567125 gene encoding pleckstrin homology domain-containing family G member 5 isoform X6, with product MHFDRHPRFDLQPQGSILARNVSTRSCPPRTSPPSDLEEEDEGANDRGERKAGGLKLVKKKPRRRHTDDPSKECFSLKFDLNVDIDTEIVPAVKKKTLREVLGPVFERKGIELSRVDLFLDQSNTPLSLNFEAYRFGGHYLKVKARPGDELKVEQGVKDLRSLSLPNMKPSLGEQSPYILTLCSERVEHGSLGRKESNVDLLVSAASTGQARRRKNMTEFLGDASIPSPDSLTALSGSLPSVGAGPDSWKNRAASRFSGFFSPNTGAGAFGKEVDRMEQLQNKLQSYTLFGLPKVPPQLSFHHDSWEEEEEETSLTLEDSWTQLLDNHETLTRRQFHQQEAIWELLHTEATYIKKLRVITDLFLCGLLNLQESGLLTEVEPARLFTNIQDIVRLHTALWNQVMLPALEIARQARTLLNPTDLHHGFRTIGSRFKPYIRYCMEEEASLEYMRSLLRDNELFRIYVTWAETHKQCNRLKLADMLAKPHQRLTKYPLLLKAVLKKTDDSSSHDAVSGMVACVEGFINSVDSQMRQREEQQKLAAISGRIDSYEAVEGSSEELEKILREFNRFDLMAPMRGTSPEETRQLHLEAALRMKEGKDSRMEVYCFLFTDLLLITKPVKRLEKVKVIRQPLLIHNVVCKELKDPGSFILIYLNEFKSAVAAYTFQANSATQGRSWVDAICNVQNQLQRMRTEEVLRQQVTLQHRLCGEEEEEENKSSNSTSSSPCMRNKDQQGPSHSDCSTETLSVMDIGEDSGEHQDPSATSTDSGGPLEKSLDSGTVTPPTGPEPLHCNPASPQDNLANRDPEPEQEGVMEGGEVELEPQCRSLSMDSAYGTLSPESLLRELDLQTRPGQSKGEETEEEGEIEGHGVEVEMENEKVVMKLMDEEVEKEEEEDSTSVGSQLSVVHSFKLRRRPPVTARLRCLQSLNIKSLSEDNLLQRFRDYAPVSRIQTHSPTAQDQSKHRSERAECLVHSKSLSAQDLTGLFQTDQDSEPEYEDFLSMSMPSGKLCDNLRKAEARQVQRALAAAEACEGSNSEADSSSSDGETVVAPSGGQGGKCNESFTAGCPEKQSSPKRRKTHQHKKLTLAQLYRIRTTLVLNSTLTASEV
- the LOC106567125 gene encoding pleckstrin homology domain-containing family G member 5 isoform X4; its protein translation is MVPSKWTMNSVLQHKSPQRSWLSLRLRLNEKPVQEDWVVCQHPECPDRRQASKVCHHPECLDLNNKSPLHLCESCDSRCHPEETENMHFDRHPRFDLQPQGSILARNVSTRSCPPRTSPPSDLEEEDEGANDRGERKAGGLKLVKKKPRRRHTDDPSKECFSLKFDLNVDIDTEIVPAVKKKTLREVLGPVFERKGIELSRVDLFLDQSNTPLSLNFEAYRFGGHYLKVKARPGDELKVEQGVKDLRSLSLPNMKPSLGEQSPYILTLCSERVEHGSLGRKESNVDLLVSAASTGQARRRKNMTEFLGDASIPSPDSLTALSGSLPSVGAGPDSWKNRAASRFSGFFSPNTGAGAFGKEVDRMEQLQNKLQSYTLFGLPKVPPQLSFHHDSWEEEEEETSLTLEDSWTQLLDNHETLTRRQFHQQEAIWELLHTEATYIKKLRVITDLFLCGLLNLQESGLLTEVEPARLFTNIQDIVRLHTALWNQVMLPALEIARQARTLLNPTDLHHGFRTIGSRFKPYIRYCMEEEASLEYMRSLLRDNELFRIYVTWAETHKQCNRLKLADMLAKPHQRLTKYPLLLKAVLKKTDDSSSHDAVSGMVACVEGFINSVDSQMRQREEQQKLAAISGRIDSYEAVEGSSEELEKILREFNRFDLMAPMRGTSPEETRQLHLEAALRMKEGKDSRMEVYCFLFTDLLLITKPVKRLEKVKVIRQPLLIHNVVCKELKDPGSFILIYLNEFKSAVAAYTFQANSATQGRSWVDAICNVQNQLQRMRTEEVLRQQVTLQHRLCGEEEEEENKSSNSTSSSPCMRNKDQQGPSHSDCSTETLSVMDIGEDSGEHQDPSATSTDSGGPLEKSLDSGTVTPPTGPEPLHCNPASPQDNLANRDPEPEQEGVMEGGEVELEPQCRSLSMDSAYGTLSPESLLRELDLQTRPGQSKGEETEEEGEIEGHGVEVEMENEKVVMKLMDEEVEKEEEEDSTSVGSQLSVVHSFKLRRRPPVTARLRCLQSLNIKSLSEDNLLQRFRDYAPVSRIQTHSPTAQDQSKHRSERAECLVHSKSLSAQDLTGLFQTDQDSEPEYEDFLSMSMPSGKLCDNLRKAEARQVQRALAAAEACEGSNSEADSSSSDGETVVAPSGGQGGKCNESFTAGCPEKQSSPKRRKTHQHKKLTLAQLYRIRTTLVLNSTLTASEV
- the LOC106567125 gene encoding pleckstrin homology domain-containing family G member 5 isoform X2, which gives rise to MFLYWKKRGAYELETLPSYLTEQVAEHYSWSSSLDVIHDLCDEKPVQEDWVVCQHPECPDRRQASKVCHHPECLDLNNKSPLHLCESCDSRCHPEETENMHFDRHPRFDLQPQGSILARNVSTRSCPPRTSPPSDLEEEDEGANDRGERKAGGLKLVKKKPRRRHTDDPSKECFSLKFDLNVDIDTEIVPAVKKKTLREVLGPVFERKGIELSRVDLFLDQSNTPLSLNFEAYRFGGHYLKVKARPGDELKVEQGVKDLRSLSLPNMKPSLGEQSPYILTLCSERVEHGSLGRKESNVDLLVSAASTGQARRRKNMTEFLGDASIPSPDSLTALSGSLPSVGAGPDSWKNRAASRFSGFFSPNTGAGAFGKEVDRMEQLQNKLQSYTLFGLPKVPPQLSFHHDSWEEEEEETSLTLEDSWTQLLDNHETLTRRQFHQQEAIWELLHTEATYIKKLRVITDLFLCGLLNLQESGLLTEVEPARLFTNIQDIVRLHTALWNQVMLPALEIARQARTLLNPTDLHHGFRTIGSRFKPYIRYCMEEEASLEYMRSLLRDNELFRIYVTWAETHKQCNRLKLADMLAKPHQRLTKYPLLLKAVLKKTDDSSSHDAVSGMVACVEGFINSVDSQMRQREEQQKLAAISGRIDSYEAVEGSSEELEKILREFNRFDLMAPMRGTSPEETRQLHLEAALRMKEGKDSRMEVYCFLFTDLLLITKPVKRLEKVKVIRQPLLIHNVVCKELKDPGSFILIYLNEFKSAVAAYTFQANSATQGRSWVDAICNVQNQLQRMRTEEVLRQQVTLQHRLCGEEEEEENKSSNSTSSSPCMRNKDQQGPSHSDCSTETLSVMDIGEDSGEHQDPSATSTDSGGPLEKSLDSGTVTPPTGPEPLHCNPASPQDNLANRDPEPEQEGVMEGGEVELEPQCRSLSMDSAYGTLSPESLLRELDLQTRPGQSKGEETEEEGEIEGHGVEVEMENEKVVMKLMDEEVEKEEEEDSTSVGSQLSVVHSFKLRRRPPVTARLRCLQSLNIKSLSEDNLLQRFRDYAPVSRIQTHSPTAQDQSKHRSERAECLVHSKSLSAQDLTGLFQTDQDSEPEYEDFLSMSMPSGKLCDNLRKAEARQVQRALAAAEACEGSNSEADSSSSDGETVVAPSGGQGGKCNESFTAGCPEKQSSPKRRKTHQHKKLTLAQLYRIRTTLVLNSTLTAS
- the LOC106567125 gene encoding pleckstrin homology domain-containing family G member 5 isoform X1 — its product is MFLYWKKRGAYELETLPSYLTEQVAEHYSWSSSLDVIHDLCDEKPVQEDWVVCQHPECPDRRQASKVCHHPECLDLNNKSPLHLCESCDSRCHPEETENMHFDRHPRFDLQPQGSILARNVSTRSCPPRTSPPSDLEEEDEGANDRGERKAGGLKLVKKKPRRRHTDDPSKECFSLKFDLNVDIDTEIVPAVKKKTLREVLGPVFERKGIELSRVDLFLDQSNTPLSLNFEAYRFGGHYLKVKARPGDELKVEQGVKDLRSLSLPNMKPSLGEQSPYILTLCSERVEHGSLGRKESNVDLLVSAASTGQARRRKNMTEFLGDASIPSPDSLTALSGSLPSVGAGPDSWKNRAASRFSGFFSPNTGAGAFGKEVDRMEQLQNKLQSYTLFGLPKVPPQLSFHHDSWEEEEEETSLTLEDSWTQLLDNHETLTRRQFHQQEAIWELLHTEATYIKKLRVITDLFLCGLLNLQESGLLTEVEPARLFTNIQDIVRLHTALWNQVMLPALEIARQARTLLNPTDLHHGFRTIGSRFKPYIRYCMEEEASLEYMRSLLRDNELFRIYVTWAETHKQCNRLKLADMLAKPHQRLTKYPLLLKAVLKKTDDSSSHDAVSGMVACVEGFINSVDSQMRQREEQQKLAAISGRIDSYEAVEGSSEELEKILREFNRFDLMAPMRGTSPEETRQLHLEAALRMKEGKDSRMEVYCFLFTDLLLITKPVKRLEKVKVIRQPLLIHNVVCKELKDPGSFILIYLNEFKSAVAAYTFQANSATQGRSWVDAICNVQNQLQRMRTEEVLRQQVTLQHRLCGEEEEEENKSSNSTSSSPCMRNKDQQGPSHSDCSTETLSVMDIGEDSGEHQDPSATSTDSGGPLEKSLDSGTVTPPTGPEPLHCNPASPQDNLANRDPEPEQEGVMEGGEVELEPQCRSLSMDSAYGTLSPESLLRELDLQTRPGQSKGEETEEEGEIEGHGVEVEMENEKVVMKLMDEEVEKEEEEDSTSVGSQLSVVHSFKLRRRPPVTARLRCLQSLNIKSLSEDNLLQRFRDYAPVSRIQTHSPTAQDQSKHRSERAECLVHSKSLSAQDLTGLFQTDQDSEPEYEDFLSMSMPSGKLCDNLRKAEARQVQRALAAAEACEGSNSEADSSSSDGETVVAPSGGQGGKCNESFTAGCPEKQSSPKRRKTHQHKKLTLAQLYRIRTTLVLNSTLTASEV
- the LOC106567125 gene encoding pleckstrin homology domain-containing family G member 5 isoform X5; translation: MDRKPGCITVQQRSLRQHSLRLSALDCVRAETDQLPVCHHPECLDLNNKSPLHLCESCDSRCHPEETENMHFDRHPRFDLQPQGSILARNVSTRSCPPRTSPPSDLEEEDEGANDRGERKAGGLKLVKKKPRRRHTDDPSKECFSLKFDLNVDIDTEIVPAVKKKTLREVLGPVFERKGIELSRVDLFLDQSNTPLSLNFEAYRFGGHYLKVKARPGDELKVEQGVKDLRSLSLPNMKPSLGEQSPYILTLCSERVEHGSLGRKESNVDLLVSAASTGQARRRKNMTEFLGDASIPSPDSLTALSGSLPSVGAGPDSWKNRAASRFSGFFSPNTGAGAFGKEVDRMEQLQNKLQSYTLFGLPKVPPQLSFHHDSWEEEEEETSLTLEDSWTQLLDNHETLTRRQFHQQEAIWELLHTEATYIKKLRVITDLFLCGLLNLQESGLLTEVEPARLFTNIQDIVRLHTALWNQVMLPALEIARQARTLLNPTDLHHGFRTIGSRFKPYIRYCMEEEASLEYMRSLLRDNELFRIYVTWAETHKQCNRLKLADMLAKPHQRLTKYPLLLKAVLKKTDDSSSHDAVSGMVACVEGFINSVDSQMRQREEQQKLAAISGRIDSYEAVEGSSEELEKILREFNRFDLMAPMRGTSPEETRQLHLEAALRMKEGKDSRMEVYCFLFTDLLLITKPVKRLEKVKVIRQPLLIHNVVCKELKDPGSFILIYLNEFKSAVAAYTFQANSATQGRSWVDAICNVQNQLQRMRTEEVLRQQVTLQHRLCGEEEEEENKSSNSTSSSPCMRNKDQQGPSHSDCSTETLSVMDIGEDSGEHQDPSATSTDSGGPLEKSLDSGTVTPPTGPEPLHCNPASPQDNLANRDPEPEQEGVMEGGEVELEPQCRSLSMDSAYGTLSPESLLRELDLQTRPGQSKGEETEEEGEIEGHGVEVEMENEKVVMKLMDEEVEKEEEEDSTSVGSQLSVVHSFKLRRRPPVTARLRCLQSLNIKSLSEDNLLQRFRDYAPVSRIQTHSPTAQDQSKHRSERAECLVHSKSLSAQDLTGLFQTDQDSEPEYEDFLSMSMPSGKLCDNLRKAEARQVQRALAAAEACEGSNSEADSSSSDGETVVAPSGGQGGKCNESFTAGCPEKQSSPKRRKTHQHKKLTLAQLYRIRTTLVLNSTLTASEV
- the LOC106567125 gene encoding pleckstrin homology domain-containing family G member 5 isoform X7, coding for MFLYWKKRGAYELETLPSYLTEQVAEHYSWSSSLDVIHDLCDEKPVQEDWVVCQHPECPDRRQASKVCHHPECLDLNNKSPLHLCESCDSRCHPEETENMHFDRHPRFDLQPQGSILARNVSTRSCPPRTSPPSDLEEEDEGANDRGERKAGGLKLVKKKPRRRHTDDPSKECFSLKFDLNVDIDTEIVPAVKKKTLREVLGPVFERKGIELSRVDLFLDQSNTPLSLNFEAYRFGGHYLKVKARPGDELKVEQGVKDLRSLSLPNMKPSLGEQSPYILTLCSERVEHGSLGRKESNVDLLGQARRRKNMTEFLGDASIPSPDSLTALSGSLPSVGAGPDSWKNRAASRFSGFFSPNTGAGAFGKEVDRMEQLQNKLQSYTLFGLPKVPPQLSFHHDSWEEEEEETSLTLEDSWTQLLDNHETLTRRQFHQQEAIWELLHTEATYIKKLRVITDLFLCGLLNLQESGLLTEVEPARLFTNIQDIVRLHTALWNQVMLPALEIARQARTLLNPTDLHHGFRTIGSRFKPYIRYCMEEEASLEYMRSLLRDNELFRIYVTWAETHKQCNRLKLADMLAKPHQRLTKYPLLLKAVLKKTDDSSSHDAVSGMVACVEGFINSVDSQMRQREEQQKLAAISGRIDSYEAVEGSSEELEKILREFNRFDLMAPMRGTSPEETRQLHLEAALRMKEGKDSRMEVYCFLFTDLLLITKPVKRLEKVKVIRQPLLIHNVVCKELKDPGSFILIYLNEFKSAVAAYTFQANSATQGRSWVDAICNVQNQLQRMRTEEVLRQQVTLQHRLCGEEEEEENKSSNSTSSSPCMRNKDQQGPSHSDCSTETLSVMDIGEDSGEHQDPSATSTDSGGPLEKSLDSGTVTPPTGPEPLHCNPASPQDNLANRDPEPEQEGVMEGGEVELEPQCRSLSMDSAYGTLSPESLLRELDLQTRPGQSKGEETEEEGEIEGHGVEVEMENEKVVMKLMDEEVEKEEEEDSTSVGSQLSVVHSFKLRRRPPVTARLRCLQSLNIKSLSEDNLLQRFRDYAPVSRIQTHSPTAQDQSKHRSERAECLVHSKSLSAQDLTGLFQTDQDSEPEYEDFLSMSMPSGKLCDNLRKAEARQVQRALAAAEACEGSNSEADSSSSDGETVVAPSGGQGGKCNESFTAGCPEKQSSPKRRKTHQHKKLTLAQLYRIRTTLVLNSTLTAS
- the LOC106567125 gene encoding pleckstrin homology domain-containing family G member 5 isoform X3, encoding MFLYWKKRGAYELETLPSYLTEQVAEHYSWSSSLDVIHDLCDEKPVQEDWVVCQHPECPDRRQASKVCHHPECLDLNNKSPLHLCESCDSRCHPEETENMHFDRHPRFDLQPQGSILARNVSTRSCPPRTSPPSDLEEEDEGANDRGERKAGGLKLVKKKPRRRHTDDPSKECFSLKFDLNVDIDTEIVPAVKKKTLREVLGPVFERKGIELSRVDLFLDQSNTPLSLNFEAYRFGGHYLKVKARPGDELKVEQGVKDLRSLSLPNMKPSLGEQSPYILTLCSERVEHGSLGRKESNVDLLGQARRRKNMTEFLGDASIPSPDSLTALSGSLPSVGAGPDSWKNRAASRFSGFFSPNTGAGAFGKEVDRMEQLQNKLQSYTLFGLPKVPPQLSFHHDSWEEEEEETSLTLEDSWTQLLDNHETLTRRQFHQQEAIWELLHTEATYIKKLRVITDLFLCGLLNLQESGLLTEVEPARLFTNIQDIVRLHTALWNQVMLPALEIARQARTLLNPTDLHHGFRTIGSRFKPYIRYCMEEEASLEYMRSLLRDNELFRIYVTWAETHKQCNRLKLADMLAKPHQRLTKYPLLLKAVLKKTDDSSSHDAVSGMVACVEGFINSVDSQMRQREEQQKLAAISGRIDSYEAVEGSSEELEKILREFNRFDLMAPMRGTSPEETRQLHLEAALRMKEGKDSRMEVYCFLFTDLLLITKPVKRLEKVKVIRQPLLIHNVVCKELKDPGSFILIYLNEFKSAVAAYTFQANSATQGRSWVDAICNVQNQLQRMRTEEVLRQQVTLQHRLCGEEEEEENKSSNSTSSSPCMRNKDQQGPSHSDCSTETLSVMDIGEDSGEHQDPSATSTDSGGPLEKSLDSGTVTPPTGPEPLHCNPASPQDNLANRDPEPEQEGVMEGGEVELEPQCRSLSMDSAYGTLSPESLLRELDLQTRPGQSKGEETEEEGEIEGHGVEVEMENEKVVMKLMDEEVEKEEEEDSTSVGSQLSVVHSFKLRRRPPVTARLRCLQSLNIKSLSEDNLLQRFRDYAPVSRIQTHSPTAQDQSKHRSERAECLVHSKSLSAQDLTGLFQTDQDSEPEYEDFLSMSMPSGKLCDNLRKAEARQVQRALAAAEACEGSNSEADSSSSDGETVVAPSGGQGGKCNESFTAGCPEKQSSPKRRKTHQHKKLTLAQLYRIRTTLVLNSTLTASEV